In Bombina bombina isolate aBomBom1 chromosome 6, aBomBom1.pri, whole genome shotgun sequence, a single genomic region encodes these proteins:
- the LOC128664671 gene encoding homeobox protein siamois-like, with amino-acid sequence MECDIEFDQIISTALSLENDYPELSPPLRDQDKGFQVFPDLCPTKEIQIPLHDMIRLFPEEEQVICKKPRIELDKTMKLPTTYNGSKRTNFSKEQILFLISQFELNPYPDFVTRCGIARLTSVPESRIQVWFQNRRARHPHGPLRAKPLIYTSIE; translated from the exons ATGGAATGTGACATTGAATTTGATCAAATTATTTCCACTGCTCTGTCCCTTGAAAATGATTATCCAGAGTTGTCCCCTCCCCTGAGGGACCAAGACAAAGGTTTTCAAGTTTTTCCTGATCTTTGTCCAACTAAAGAAATTCAGATTCCTCTCCATGACATGATAA GATTGTTTCCTGAAGAGGAGCAGGTGATATGTAAGAAACCAAGGATTGAGCTTGATAAGACTATGAAGTTACCCACAACCTACAATGGTAGTAAGAGAACAAATTTCAGTAAGGAACAGATCCTCTTCCTTATTAGTCAGTTTGAACTCAACCCTTATCCAGATTTTGTGACCAGATGTGGTATTGCCAGATTAACCAGCGTTCCTGAATCTAGAATTCAG GTCTGGTTCCAGAACAGAAGGGCAAGACATCCACACGGACCTCTTAGAGCGAAGCCACTCATATATACATCCATTGAATAA